In Candidatus Manganitrophus noduliformans, the genomic stretch GTTGACCGCCGCCAGCGCCGACCGCTGGGTTCCGATCCGCCCCGGAACCGAAGGGCTCCTGGCGGTCGCGATCGGCCGGCTTATTCTGGAGGAGGGGCGGACGAATCTGCCGAGGGGTGATCGAAGCCGTTTTGAAAAGTTTTATGCCTCCTTTTCAATCGACCGGATCGCGAACGAAACGGGGGTGGCCGAGGAGGAGATCGTCCGGCTGGCGCGCGAATTCTACACCGCCGCCTCCCCCCTGGCGATCGGCGGGGGAATCGCCTCGGAGCAGACCAACGGGACCGACACCCTGGTCGCGATCAATGCCCTCAACCTCCTGGTCGGGAACATCAATCGACCGGGAGGAATCCGTTTCTTCCGGCCTTCCGATTTTCCCGCTTCGAGCGCGGAAGTCGTCGGGGAGCAGGCGCTTCTCGATCTGAAGGGGCCGTCCAAGAAAGCGTCGCGCTCCGTTTTGATGCTCTATCAGGCGAATCCGCTCTATACCCTTCCTCCCTCGACGCAATTCCGGCAGGTTTTCGAGGAGGCCGACTTGGTCGTCAGCTTCAGCCCGTTCCTCGATGAGTCGACCGCCATGGCCGATCTGATTCTCCCCGACCATTTCTTTTTGGAGTCGTGGGGGGATCATGTCACCGAGGGGATCGCTCCGGCGGCGGGGCTGGCGCAGCCGGTGGTGATTCCGCGCTACGATACCCGCCCGGTCGGCGATCTTTTCCTCGGCGCCGCGAACCGTTTCGGGGGAGGGGTGAAGGAGCGGCTTTCCTGGACCGATTATAGGACGATGGTCCGGGAGCAGTGGCGGGATTTCTTCGACCGCCGGCAACCGGGGCAGCCGTTTGAGGCCGCGTGGGTCGAGGCGCTTCAAAAAGGAGGCTGGTGGAAACCGGAGGGGAAGCCGGTCTCGATTTCTCAACGGGGGGCGCCGAGCGCGGCGGAGCCGGCCCGGTTCGAGGGGAGCGAGAAGGAGTTTCCGTTTTACTTCTATCCCTTCCCGTCGATGGGACTCCATTACGGACAGGGCGCCAACCGCCCCTGGCTTCAGGAACTTCCCGACCCGATGACGACGGTCGTCTGGGGAAGCTGGGTGGAGATCAACCCGAAGACCGCGCAGGAGTATGGATTGGCCGAGCGGGATCTGGTCCGGGTGATCTCCCCCTACGGCGAGATCGAGGCCCCGGTGGTCTACTTTCCGGGAAATCCGCCCGACCTGATCAGCGTCCCGATTGGGCAAGGCCACCGCGCCTACGGACGTTATGCGGAGGGGCGGGGGGTGAATCCGCTCGCCCTGTTGGCGCCGCTCATCGATGCTCCGTCGGGGGCGCTGGCGACGGGAGCGACCCGCGTCCGGATCGAGCGGACCGGAAGAAAGGGGCGGCCGGTTCTGGTCGACCAAACGGGACAGGGAACGAGAAGACATACCGAAGGAGGAGAAGGAGAGGCTTAAATGGTGGAATATCGAGATCAGAATGCGCCGCCGGGAGGACCGTATCAATGGGGAATGGTGATCGACCTGGACCGCTGCACCGGCTGCGAAGCGTGCGTCGTCGCCTGCAAAGCGGAGAACAATATTCGGATCGCCGGGGAGGACGAAGCGGCCCAGGGGCGGGCGGTCTACTGGATTCGGATCGAGCGCTACTGGGAGGGGGAGTACCCGAACGCGCAGCTCAAGTTCATGCCGGTCCTCTGCCAGCATTGCGGCAACGCCCCGTGCGAGCCGGTCTGTCCGGTCTACGCCTCGTATCACACGCCGGACGGGCTCAACGCCCAGGTCTACAACCGCTGCGTCGGCGTCCGCTACTGCGGGAACAATTGCCCCTACACCGTCCGCTACTTCAACTGGTTCGAGCCGCACTGGGACGAGCCGCTCAACGAGCAGCTCAATCCCGACGTCACGGTCCGCTCGGTCGGCGTGATGGAAAAGTGCACCTTCTGCGTCCAGCGGATTCGGGGCGCGCAACAGACCGCCCAGAAAGAGGGTCGAAGGGTAAAAGACGGCGAGGTGACCCCGGCCTGCGTCCAGAGCTGTCCGACCGAGGCGCTCGTCTTCGGCGACCGGAACGACCCCGAAAGCCGGGTCTCCAAGCTCGCCGAGAGCGACCGCGGCTTCGGCCTGCTGGAAGAGCTCGGAACGAAGCCGGCGATTACGTATTTGAAGAGGATAAAATAAAAATTTTTCAATGTAGGGGCAGGCCCCCTGTCTTCATCATCAAAATCATCAATGCGGGGGGCCGCCCCTACCAGTGATTAAAAACCGATGGAAGCAAGAAAAGATTTCTTTTTGACAAAACAGAAGCGGGCGGGCGAGAAGGCCCATTGGGAGCTGATCCAGAAGACCAACAGCGATCTCCTCGCCCCGATGCTCCAGACCGGCCTCGCCTACTACCTGGTCGTTGCGATCCTCGCCCTGCTGGTCGTGGCGGGCGCGGCGGCCTGGACCTATCAGATCCAAACCGGGATCGGGCAGAGCGGTCTGCATCCGCCGATCTTCTGGGGGATCTACATCGCCTCGTTCGTCTTCTGGGTCGGCGTCAGCCACTCCGGCACCTTCATTTCCGGGGTGCTGCGGATTTCAAAGGCCGAATGGCGCCGTCCGATCACCCGAATCGCCGAGTTGATGACCCTCTTCTCGGTCATCGTCGCCGCCCTCTTCATCTTCGTCCACCTTGGGCGGGTCTGGCGGTTTTATTATCTGATTCCCTACCCGAACCAGCGGGAGATCTGGCCGAACTTCCGCTCGCCGCTGATGTGGGACGCCGCCGCGATCTTCACCTACGCCACCTCCAGCCTGATCTATCTCTACATCCCGCTGATTCCCGATTTCGCCCTGATGCGCGACCGGGTGACCGGCTGGAGAAGGCCGTTCTATCGCATCCTCTCGCTCGGCTGGCGCGGGACGCAGACCGAGTGGCGGTGGCTCGGGATGGCGATCCGGATCATCACGATTTTGATCGTCATGGTGATGATCTCGGTCCACTCGATCGTCGGGTTCGACTTCGCCGTTTCGCTCGTGCCGGGCTGGCACTCGACGATCATCCCCCCCTATTTCGTGGTGGGGGCGATCCACTCCGGGATGGCGACGGTGGTGATGGGGCTTTATCTTCTCCGAAAGACCTACCGGCTTCACGATTACATTCGTCTGGAGCATTTCGACAAGATGGGAAAGCTGATGCTGGTGATCACCCTGCTTTGGGGCTATTTCTATTATGTCGAGCGGCATGTGGTCTGGTTCGGCGGGATTCCGGATGAAATGACGGTGCTCGATGCCATTCTCTACGGCTCTTACGCCCCGCAGCACTGGGTGATGATTCTCTTCAACTTCCTTATTCCGCTGGTCGCCCTGAGCATTCCCCGGTTTCGGCGGTGGCCGCTCGGGCTGCTCGTCATCGGCGTGATGATCAACATCGCCATGTACATCGAGCGGATCTTGATCATCGTCCCGTCGCTGGCGCACCCGCGCCTCGAATACGCCTGGGGGCGGTATTTCCCCTCCTGGGTGGAACTGACGATCCTGGTCGGATCGTTCGCGTTTTTCCTGCTTCTTTATGTCTTGGCGATCAAGTTCGTCCCGATGATTTCGATCTGGGAAGAGAAGGAGGGGATCCTTCATGGCCGACACGAGGAGCGATGAAGAGGCAACGAAGGGGCGGCCTTCGGGCGACCCCGAGAAAAGACGAAAGAAGGTGATCTTCGGCCTCTTCGAGCCGAAGACGCCGATGCGCCCGATTATCGACCGGCTGAACGAGATGAAATTTCCGGCGGGGGCGGTCGAGATCTCCTCGACGGTTCCGATCATGGCCCAACCGGTCGGGGTCGGATGGGGGCGGCTCCATCTTTTTCATGTGACGATGATCGCGGGGGCGATCGGGATCCTCTTCGGGATCTTGCTGGCGGGGGGAACGGCGCTTCTCTACCCCCTCCGGACGGGAGGCAAGCCGATCGTCTCCCCCTCGATCGTCGGGATCATCTCCTATGAGATGATGATGCTTTTTGCCATCGTCACGACGTTTGTGACGATGGCCGTCCAGATCGTCCGGAGCCGCCGGGCCGGGGCGGGATACGATCCTCGCATCGACGAGGGGTATGTCGGCGTCTCGGTTCGGATCGACCGGGAAGATCCGAGAAGCGGGACGGTCCGGGATTTTTTTCAGGAGGCGGGGGCGGTGGAGGTGGAGACCGAATGAACGTGCGCTCGAATCCCGCCCGCGCCGCGCTCCTTGCCGGGATCGCTTTGATGATGTTGGGCCTGCCGGGATGCTCGGAAGATATGGTCGAGCAGCCGTCGTTTCAGCCGCAGGAGGCCCCCCGCCTCCACTCCCCGGAGGGGAGCATCCCCCGGAAGAGCCGGTCGGTGCTGATCTCTCCTCCGGCGGAAACGCTCGATCGGGTCGCGCGGGGAGCGGCCCTCTTCGACGTCAACTGCGCCCACTGCCACGGGAAGGTCGGGTTGGGAGACGGCCCGGTCGCCCGTTATCTCGTCCTCCCCCCCTTCAATCTGCAGGCCGATCAGACGCAGCAGCGTCCGGCGAAGGAGATTTACGAGATCGTCACCGACGGACGGGTGGTGATGCCGGCCTTCAAAGGGGTCCTCTCGGCGGAGGAGCGATGGGCGGTGGCGTACTTCGTGAAATCGTTCGGGGGGGATCAAGGATAGGAGACCACATTGCCTGAAATTCTCGAACCGCTCGGCCGGGTGAACTTCCCCCTGATCGGCAACAGCCTGGTCATCGGACTCTTCAGCCTTTTGCACATCGCGTTCGCGAGCCTGGCGGTCGGCTTCATGATTCTCGCCCCGATCTTCGAGGGGATCGACCGGGGAGATCGCTTTTACACGGAGGTGGCCCACGGCTTGACCCGATTCACCCTCGTCACCTTCACCGCGAGCCTGGTTTTGGCGGTGCTTATGATCGAGCTCTTCGTCGGGCTCTTCCCCCGGACCAACTCCTGGATGTTCAACCAATTCCGGTATCCGATCTATCTCGCCGTCGCCGCCTTTTTCATCCAGCTCTTCGCCCTCTATCCGTACTATCATTTCTGGGAGCCGATCCGGCGGCGGAGTCCCGCGCTGCACCGCGCGCTCGGCTTTTTCGCCGCCTTTTTCGTGTTGGTCTGGGTGGCGGTTTTGGACGGCATGGGATCGTACATGCTCACGCCGGTCTCCGCCGAGGGGACCTGGGGGAACCTGTTGAATCCGACCTGGATGCCGCTGGTCATTCATCGCTTCTTCGGCAACTTCGTCTTTGCCGGGTTTGCGATCGCGGCTTACGCCGGCTGGATGCTCGGGAGGAGGCGGGGCGATCCGGAAGGGGAAGCCTACTATGCGCCTCTGTTGAAGATCGGTTTTCTGATCGGACTGGCGGCCCTGTTGATTCAGCCGTTCACCGGTCTCTTCTACGCGACGCAGATCCGGAGCGCCTCCCCGGAGGCTTATGCGCAGCTGATTTGGGGGCGCTACCGGTGGCTGGTCTATCTTCAATTCGTCCTGATCGCTTTTCTCTTCATCGGAAGCCATCTGGTTTTAAGATCGATTCGGACCGAGCGGGGGAGAACCCTCCCCGGGGAGTGGATTCTCTTCGGCAGCGCGCTTCTGATGGTCCTCTTCGTCGAGCGGCCGACCCTTCGCCGCCTCTTTACCTTTGCGCTGGTCGGACTGAGCTTTTTTTATCTCTATCAGTGGCGGGAGGGGCTGCGGGCGGCGGGAGGGGATCAGCTCAACCGATCGCCGGTCCGCCGCCTGGCGATCGGGCTCGGCATCGTCTCCCTTTTGACCTACTGGACGATGGGGACGATCCGGGAGACGGCCCGGCGGCCCGACACCGTCCGCGACATCATCTCCCTCTACGACGAGGCCCGGACGCCGAGCTATGCGCGGCCGGGTTCAACGCCGGATGCTGAAGAGATCGGAGCGGGAGGACCCTGATGCAAACAGAGCCGTTGAACGTTTCAATCCTGACCGGGAAGATCGCCATCGCTACGTCCGCCCTGACGCACGGGCTCTTCGCCACCTTTATCGTCGGGACGACCCTGATCGGGGCGATCATCGCCACCGTCGCCTATTTCAACCGGAAAGAGCCTTACATGCGCCTCTCCCGGACCCTTGCGTTTACGCTGGTCCTGACCACCGCCACGGTCTCGTTCATGGGGGTGGTCCTCGTCTTCATGCTGAATATCTACTGGCCCCGCTTCTGGAGCACGATCTTCCGGATCATGTTCTGGCCGTTCATCCTGGAGGCGACCTTTTTCCTCGGAGAGGCGGTCTTTATCTATGCGTGGTATTACACCTGGGCCTGGAGCGCCCTCGACGGATGGCGGCGGCGCGCCCATCTCTCGTTCGTCTGGACCGGGGCCTTCTTCGCCCTCATCGCCATGGTGATGATCGACATGACCGCCTCCTTCATGTTGACCCCGGCCCCTCCGGAGAGCACCTGGGCGAAGCTCTTCAACCCCACCTTCCTCCATCTCGACATCCATCGCTTCTTCGGAAACCTCGCCTGGGCCGGATTCGCCCTCGCCGGTCTTTCGGCGATCGGGTTTCTCCGCGCCAAAGCCCCCGAAGACCGCGCCCACTATCAGTGGGCGGGGCGGCTTCTTTTTGTCATTGGATTCGCGGCGCTCCTGATCATGCCGATCAGCGGGTTTCTCTACCTGCGCCAGGTCCGG encodes the following:
- a CDS encoding molybdopterin-containing oxidoreductase family protein — translated: MDLKRRDFLKVVGLGAAGSMLPGCGGETAKLIPYVLPDEEIVPGVANWYASVCRECEAGCGIIVRVMEGRARKIEGNPDHPLNRGKLCALGQASLQGLYNPDRIRGPLQRDGERGEGRFKPIPWEEAMSRWVSALQKHPGGAVLISRPVPGTLAGLFSTFMKEISGTVFFYEPSAERPLRAANRKSFGIDFLPDYDLANTTYLLSFGAPFLSHWLSPVHFGAAYGRMRQGRPEVRGRFVQVEPRLSLTAASADRWVPIRPGTEGLLAVAIGRLILEEGRTNLPRGDRSRFEKFYASFSIDRIANETGVAEEEIVRLAREFYTAASPLAIGGGIASEQTNGTDTLVAINALNLLVGNINRPGGIRFFRPSDFPASSAEVVGEQALLDLKGPSKKASRSVLMLYQANPLYTLPPSTQFRQVFEEADLVVSFSPFLDESTAMADLILPDHFFLESWGDHVTEGIAPAAGLAQPVVIPRYDTRPVGDLFLGAANRFGGGVKERLSWTDYRTMVREQWRDFFDRRQPGQPFEAAWVEALQKGGWWKPEGKPVSISQRGAPSAAEPARFEGSEKEFPFYFYPFPSMGLHYGQGANRPWLQELPDPMTTVVWGSWVEINPKTAQEYGLAERDLVRVISPYGEIEAPVVYFPGNPPDLISVPIGQGHRAYGRYAEGRGVNPLALLAPLIDAPSGALATGATRVRIERTGRKGRPVLVDQTGQGTRRHTEGGEGEA
- a CDS encoding 4Fe-4S dicluster domain-containing protein yields the protein MVEYRDQNAPPGGPYQWGMVIDLDRCTGCEACVVACKAENNIRIAGEDEAAQGRAVYWIRIERYWEGEYPNAQLKFMPVLCQHCGNAPCEPVCPVYASYHTPDGLNAQVYNRCVGVRYCGNNCPYTVRYFNWFEPHWDEPLNEQLNPDVTVRSVGVMEKCTFCVQRIRGAQQTAQKEGRRVKDGEVTPACVQSCPTEALVFGDRNDPESRVSKLAESDRGFGLLEELGTKPAITYLKRIK
- the nrfD gene encoding NrfD/PsrC family molybdoenzyme membrane anchor subunit translates to MEARKDFFLTKQKRAGEKAHWELIQKTNSDLLAPMLQTGLAYYLVVAILALLVVAGAAAWTYQIQTGIGQSGLHPPIFWGIYIASFVFWVGVSHSGTFISGVLRISKAEWRRPITRIAELMTLFSVIVAALFIFVHLGRVWRFYYLIPYPNQREIWPNFRSPLMWDAAAIFTYATSSLIYLYIPLIPDFALMRDRVTGWRRPFYRILSLGWRGTQTEWRWLGMAIRIITILIVMVMISVHSIVGFDFAVSLVPGWHSTIIPPYFVVGAIHSGMATVVMGLYLLRKTYRLHDYIRLEHFDKMGKLMLVITLLWGYFYYVERHVVWFGGIPDEMTVLDAILYGSYAPQHWVMILFNFLIPLVALSIPRFRRWPLGLLVIGVMINIAMYIERILIIVPSLAHPRLEYAWGRYFPSWVELTILVGSFAFFLLLYVLAIKFVPMISIWEEKEGILHGRHEER
- a CDS encoding quinol:electron acceptor oxidoreductase subunit ActD, which produces MADTRSDEEATKGRPSGDPEKRRKKVIFGLFEPKTPMRPIIDRLNEMKFPAGAVEISSTVPIMAQPVGVGWGRLHLFHVTMIAGAIGILFGILLAGGTALLYPLRTGGKPIVSPSIVGIISYEMMMLFAIVTTFVTMAVQIVRSRRAGAGYDPRIDEGYVGVSVRIDREDPRSGTVRDFFQEAGAVEVETE
- a CDS encoding c-type cytochrome, whose translation is MNVRSNPARAALLAGIALMMLGLPGCSEDMVEQPSFQPQEAPRLHSPEGSIPRKSRSVLISPPAETLDRVARGAALFDVNCAHCHGKVGLGDGPVARYLVLPPFNLQADQTQQRPAKEIYEIVTDGRVVMPAFKGVLSAEERWAVAYFVKSFGGDQG
- a CDS encoding cytochrome ubiquinol oxidase subunit I — its product is MPEILEPLGRVNFPLIGNSLVIGLFSLLHIAFASLAVGFMILAPIFEGIDRGDRFYTEVAHGLTRFTLVTFTASLVLAVLMIELFVGLFPRTNSWMFNQFRYPIYLAVAAFFIQLFALYPYYHFWEPIRRRSPALHRALGFFAAFFVLVWVAVLDGMGSYMLTPVSAEGTWGNLLNPTWMPLVIHRFFGNFVFAGFAIAAYAGWMLGRRRGDPEGEAYYAPLLKIGFLIGLAALLIQPFTGLFYATQIRSASPEAYAQLIWGRYRWLVYLQFVLIAFLFIGSHLVLRSIRTERGRTLPGEWILFGSALLMVLFVERPTLRRLFTFALVGLSFFYLYQWREGLRAAGGDQLNRSPVRRLAIGLGIVSLLTYWTMGTIRETARRPDTVRDIISLYDEARTPSYARPGSTPDAEEIGAGGP
- a CDS encoding cytochrome ubiquinol oxidase subunit I; its protein translation is MQTEPLNVSILTGKIAIATSALTHGLFATFIVGTTLIGAIIATVAYFNRKEPYMRLSRTLAFTLVLTTATVSFMGVVLVFMLNIYWPRFWSTIFRIMFWPFILEATFFLGEAVFIYAWYYTWAWSALDGWRRRAHLSFVWTGAFFALIAMVMIDMTASFMLTPAPPESTWAKLFNPTFLHLDIHRFFGNLAWAGFALAGLSAIGFLRAKAPEDRAHYQWAGRLLFVIGFAALLIMPISGFLYLRQVRYSQPQAFFTLMLGDRSALFDLVALLYGLLVAVGSLHIYQTVRSKTPRPATFDSFMPVSLAAVAFAAVLLAMPYQIQNIPYASLFTDLRINPLGKMQPNKYIALALLILLGLFNLVYFIRAFPWRRIWERDRWEGPAGRPAPYLLISLALLSIMIYLSMGWVRETARAANGYLIYGMVSIEDEAPTYQGE